A window of Pseudophryne corroboree isolate aPseCor3 chromosome 12, aPseCor3.hap2, whole genome shotgun sequence contains these coding sequences:
- the NGB gene encoding neuroglobin yields MEKEQLSEAQKELIRASWQIVSQDQIHHGTVLFTRLFELEPDLVFLFQYNSANFSNVQECLSSSEFTEHIRKVMTVIDAAVSSLDSLPSLDEYLTGLGRKHRATGVKLESFNTVGVSLLFALETGLGEIFTSDTHEAWSQLYSAVVGAMSRGWCRDPQGH; encoded by the exons ATGGAGAAGGAGCAACTGTCAGAAGCCCAGAAGGAGCTGATCCGTGCCAGCTGGCAGATAGTGAGCCAAGACCAGATCCATCATGGTACTGTGCTTTTCACCAG GCTGTTTGAGCTGGAGCCGGACCTTGTCTTCCTCTTCCAGTACAATTCTGCTAACTTCTCCAATGTACAGGAATGTCTGAGCTCCTCCGAGTTCACGGAACACATCCGCAAG GTTATGACGGTCATCGATGCGGCGGTGAGCAGCCTGGACTCTCTACCCTCTCTAGATGAATATCTGACCGGCCTGGGCCGTAAGCACCGCGCTACAGGAGTGAAACTAGAATCCTTCAAT ACTGTGGGGGTTTCGCTGCTCTTCGCTTTGGAGACGGGCCTGGGAGAAATATTCACATCTGATACCCATGAAGCCTGGAGCCAGCTGTACTCCGCAGTGGTGGGCGCCATGAGCCGGGGCTGGTGCAGAGATCCTCAGGGACATTGA